GCGCTCCGCCGTGGAGCTCTACGACGCGGCGCTGCACCTCTGCGTCCACACCAAGAGCGAGCTGCCCGTGCTCGCGGCCATCGGCGCGGCGCCGCTCGCGGCCTGCGGACTCTGGGGCGTCTGGCTCGCCACGCATGGGCAGTCGTTCGAGCTGGCCGCAGCGCTGCTTCCGATCGCGCTCGTGTTTCGACAGCTCTGTCAGGGCGCGGGCGGGCTGGCGGCCACGCGCGAGCTGGAGGGCAAGCCCATCTCCGCCGGCGGGGCGTTGCGCGCGGGCTTGTCGCACCTGCCGTCGATGATCACCTGCACCGGCTGGCTGGCGCTCTTTCAGTTGGTGGTGTTCCCGCTCACGTTGGGGCTCTCGGTCTTCTTCCTCTCGGTGCCGCTGGTGGGGCCGGTGCTCATCGCCGAGGGGAGCGCGCACGGCTGGAACTTCGGCCGCGTGGCGCGCGCGCGGCTCAAGGGTCGCGGCGGAGCGGCGGCGGCGCTGCGCATGCTCCACGCGCTCGCGCTCTTGCTGATGATGGTCAACCTGCACGGGCTGGTGTGGATCACCCTCGAGGTGGCGCACAGCCTCTTCGCGGTCGACGTGACCTTCGTGGATCAGTTCAGCTCGCTCTCGCACGCGTTCTACGACCTCTGCCTCTTCGCGGTTTCGCAGGTGCTGCTCGATCCGGTGCGCTGCGCCACGAGCGCGCTGGTGCTCGCCGACGCGCGCGTGCGGCACGAGGGCTTCGACCTGCTCGCCGCGCTTCGACGGCTGCGCGATGGCTCGCTGGCCAAGGCCGCGCTGGTGCTGCTCGCGCTCGGCCTGGCGCTCGCGCCGAAGGCCGCGCACGCCGCGCCCTTCGATGACGAACCCGAGGACGACTCGGACGCAATGCCCGCGCCCCCACCGCCCCCGGCCAAGGCCATCCAGGTCGCGCCGATGGTGGACGACGAGCGCGAAGATCCCGTCGACGCGCTGGCCTCGATCTCCGAGGAGCTGGGCGAGGGCGAGAACCCCACCGTCGTGGAAGGACTGAAGCACGCCGACGAGCTTCCCCGCTCCGAGCGCGCCAAGCTCCACCCGCTGGTGCGCTCGCTGGATCACCGCCTGGACACCTCCGACGACGAGGGCGCGCGCCGGGAGCTGCTCGCGGCGCTCGATGCGCTGGGCCGCGTGCAGACGCGCGATGCGAAGGCGAAGCCCAAGGTCACCGATCCGCGCGCGGCCGCCGCGAAGATCCTCGCGCAGCCCGAGTTCGAAGAGGTGGCCAAGCACGCCAAGGACGCCAAGGACGATCCCAAGAATCCGGACGTCGAGGCGCCCTCGTGGTGGACGCGCTTCTGGAAGTGGGTCGGCCGCCAGCTCGAGAAGATCTTCAAGCAGCGCGAGGACAAGGATCCCGTCGACGTCTCGGGACAAGGGCTGAGCGTCGGCGCGGGCATGGCGCAGGTCATCACCTACGCGCTGGTGGCGCTCGCGGCGTGCGTGGTGCTCATCCTCGTGTACCGGCTCATGACCCAGCAGAAGCCCGGCGAGGCCGAGTCAGATGCCGGCGGCGCGGGCGGGGCGGGCGATGGAAAGGGCGAGGAGCTGAACGCGCTCGCCAAGCCAGCGTGGGTGTGGAGCGACGAGGCCGATCGGCTCGCGGCGTCCGGTCGATTCCGCGAGGCCATCCGCTCGCTGTACCTGGCGTTGCTCGCTTCGATGCACCGGCGCGGCGCCATCGACTACCACCCGGCGCTCTCGAACTGGGACTACTGCGATCACTTCCGTGGTGAGCCCGGCGAGCTGCCGCCGTTCCGCGAGCTCACGCTGCGCTTCGACTTCGGCTGGTACGGCCGCCTCGGCGCCGACGCCGAAGGTTACGGCCAGTTCCGCACCCTCTGCGGCCCGCTGCTCCAGGCGCAGACCAGCCCCGAGGCCGCGCGTGCGTGACCGGCTCCCGCTGCTCGCCCTCGCGTTGGCGCTGGTGGTGGCCACGCTCGCGGTGTTGATGGTGAAAGCCGGCGCGCGCGGCGAGTTCGCCGAGCCCTTCTCGACCTATCGCTCCGAGCCCGACGGCGCGCGCGCCCTGTTCCTGCTCGCGCAGCAAGCGGGGCTGCCCGTGGAGCGGCGGCACGTGGACATGGAGGCGGTGGAGGGCACGCCGGAGCTGGTGATGCTCGGCATCGAAGGCGACGAGCCCGAGAAGGACGACGCGCCCG
This DNA window, taken from Deltaproteobacteria bacterium, encodes the following:
- a CDS encoding DUF4129 domain-containing protein; the protein is MNGGALHELRPRSAVELYDAALHLCVHTKSELPVLAAIGAAPLAACGLWGVWLATHGQSFELAAALLPIALVFRQLCQGAGGLAATRELEGKPISAGGALRAGLSHLPSMITCTGWLALFQLVVFPLTLGLSVFFLSVPLVGPVLIAEGSAHGWNFGRVARARLKGRGGAAAALRMLHALALLLMMVNLHGLVWITLEVAHSLFAVDVTFVDQFSSLSHAFYDLCLFAVSQVLLDPVRCATSALVLADARVRHEGFDLLAALRRLRDGSLAKAALVLLALGLALAPKAAHAAPFDDEPEDDSDAMPAPPPPPAKAIQVAPMVDDEREDPVDALASISEELGEGENPTVVEGLKHADELPRSERAKLHPLVRSLDHRLDTSDDEGARRELLAALDALGRVQTRDAKAKPKVTDPRAAAAKILAQPEFEEVAKHAKDAKDDPKNPDVEAPSWWTRFWKWVGRQLEKIFKQREDKDPVDVSGQGLSVGAGMAQVITYALVALAACVVLILVYRLMTQQKPGEAESDAGGAGGAGDGKGEELNALAKPAWVWSDEADRLAASGRFREAIRSLYLALLASMHRRGAIDYHPALSNWDYCDHFRGEPGELPPFRELTLRFDFGWYGRLGADAEGYGQFRTLCGPLLQAQTSPEAARA